The genomic stretch GCGATCGGCCTCTCTGCCTGGTCAGCCTCCCCGGGGGTCAGCGGGGCTGGCCCGGAGCCGTCGCCACAGTGCCTCCACCTGGCGGCGGGTCTCTTCCGGCGTGCCGCTGTTGTCGATGACCCAGTCGGCCTCCGCCACCTTCTCCCGCAGCGGCCGCTGCGCGGCCAGACGCTGGCGGGCTTCCTCCTCACTGATCCCCTCACGGCGGCACAGACGGGCAAGCTGCGTGGTCTCGTCTACGGCCACGACGATCACCCCCTCCAGGGGGAAGGCGTCCCGGGGCGCGGTATCCAGCAGCAGGGGGATGTCCAGGACGATGACCGCATCCGCTGGTAGCCACCGCTGCAGGCGGGCTAGCTCGCGGCGCAGCAGGACCCGGATACGCGGGTGGGTGATCTCGTTGAGGCGACGGCGCGCCGCCGGATCGGCGTAGATCCAAGAGGCCAGGCGGGCACGGTCGATCCGCCCGTCGGGCTGCAGGACCCCCGGGCCGAAGGCGGCCACCACCTCCCGGTACGCCTCCGTACCCGGCTCCATCACCTCGCGGGCCAGGGCGTCGGCGCTGATAACCACCGCCCCCAGCTGGCGGAGGATGGCGGCCACGGTGCTCTTGCCGCTGGCCAGCCCGCCGGTGAGCCCGACGACCCTGGCCATCAGGGGGATAGCGGCGTCATGTCCCGCCAGTTGGGGCCAGCTCTGGCCTCCGTCTTCAGGGGAACCTTCAGCGGGTAGGCCTGGCTCATCACCTCCTGGATGGCCCGGGCGGCCTCCCGCACCTGCGCCGCCGGCACCTCGAAGAGCAGCTCGTCGTGGATCTGCAGGATCAGGCGCACCGCCGGATGGCGGGGGAGCACCTCCCGGGCGACCTCCACCATGGCTTTCTTGATGATGTCAGCGCTGCTGCCCTGGATGGGGGTGTTGATGGCCGTGCGCTCGGCGGCCTCGCGCACCACGCGGTTGCGGGAGAAGAGGTCGGGGAGGTAGCGGCGACGGTTCAGCAGGGTGGTGACGTAGCCGTCGCGCCGCGCCTGCTCCACGATGCGGGTCATATACGCCCGCACCTGTGGGTAGCGGGCATAGTAGCGCTCGATGTACTGTCTGGCCTCCGCCTTGCCGATCCCCAGTTGCGCCGCCAGCCCGAACTCGCTCATGCCGTAGGCCACGCCGAAGACGATGGTCTTGGCCCGCCGCCGCAGGTCGGGTGTGACCTGGTCCCGCGGCACGTTGAACACTTCGGCCGCCGTCACCGCGTGCACGTCGTCGTCGCGGGCGAAGGCGGCCAGCAGGCCCGGGTCCTCGGTAATGTGGGCCAGGACGCGCAGGTCGATCTGGGAGTAGTCCACGCCCAGCAGCAGGGCGCCGTCGCCCGGGATGATGGCGCGGCGAATCCGCCGCCCCACCTCGGTGCGGATGGGAATGTTCTGCAGGTTGGGCTCGGTGCTGGAGAGACGGCCGGTGGCTGCCAGAGTCTGATTGAAGGTGGTGTGGACCCGGCCGGTGCGGGGGTCGACCAGCCGCGGCAGGACGTCCACGTAGGTGTTCTTCAGCTTGACCAGCTCGCGATACTCCACCACCTTCGCGGCGATCTCGTGCTGGGCGGCCAGATACTCCAGCACCTCCTGGTCCGTGGAGAGGCCCGTCTTGGTCTTCTTCAGCGCCGGGAGCTGCAGCCGCTGGAAGAGGACGAAGGCCAGTTGCTTGGGGCTGCTGATGTTGAACTCCATCCCCGCCAGCCGGTAGATCTCGGTGGCCAGCCCGTCGATCTGCCGCACCAGCTCCCGGTCCAGCTCCTGCAGGCAGGGGATGTCCACTTTCACCCCGGCACGCTCCATCTCCGCCAGCACCACGGTCAGCGGCATCTCGATGTGCTGGAACAGCCCGGTAAGCTCCCGCTCCCGCAGTCGCTCCTCCAGGAGCGGCCGCAGGCGGAGCAGAGCGTCTGCCGCCCGGCAGGCCGGCTGCGGGCCGCGCAGCGGCAGCGCCTCCTCCCCCTCTCCCTCCAGCCGCCAGTGCAGGTACTCCCAGGCTGCGCTCTGCAGGGTGTGGGTCCGCTTCCCCGGGTTAAGCAGGTAGGCGGCCAGGGCCACATCGAAGTCCCACCCTCCCGGCCGCACGCCCTGGCGCACCAGCAGGTGGTAGTCGCCCTTGGCGTCGCCGGTGACCTTGCGCACCGAGGGATCGGCCAGCCAGGCCGCCAGCTCGTTGGGGATCCGGCCGTCGAGGGGCAGGAAGCGGGCCCTCCCCTCCCGCCCGGCGACAGCGATCCCGGTGAGTGTGGCGGTCAGCGGATGCTCGGGCGTGTGCACCAGCACCACGCCGGCCTCGCCCCGCTGGCGCACCTCTGCCAGCAACCCCTCCGGGGAGCTGACCACCTGGTATTCCCCCTGCGGTGGGGCCTGCGGCGGTGCCGTCCCCAGGCGCTCCAGGAGGGTCTTGAACTCCAGGTCGCGGAAGAGGGCCGTCAGCCGCTCCCGATCCGGCGGATGCCGCCGCAGCTCCTCCCAGCTCCAGGCCAGCGGTACCTCCACCACCGTTGCCAGGTGCTTGCTCTGCCGGATCTGTGCGGCGTGGGCGGCCAGCCGCTCCCGCAGCCGGGGGGGTGCCTCTTCCAGCCGCTGCAGCAGCGCTTCCACGGAACCAAACTGAGCCACCAGCGCACTGGCGCTCTTCTCACCAATGCCGGGCACCCCCGGGATGTTGTCCGTGGGATCCCCCTTCAGCGCCTTGAAGTCCGGGAGCTGGGCGGGAGCGAAGCCGAAGCGCTGGCGCACGGCCGCCTCGTCGTAGACGGTGGTCTCCGTGATGCCACGGCTGGTGATCATGACGCGGATACCCGGCCGCACGATCTGCAGCAGGTCCAGGTCGCCGCTCACGATGAGGACGTCTATCTCCTCGGCCACGGCGCGCCGGGCCAGGGTGGCGATAACGTCTTCCGCCTCGTAGCCTTCCATCTCGAACATGGGGATGCGCAGGGCCTGCAGGATCTCCTTGCTCAGCGCCAGCTGCGGCCGCAGGTCGTCGGGCATGCGCTCACGCTGCGCCTTGTAGGCGGCGTAGGCCCTGTGCCGAAAGGTGGGGACGGGCCTGTCGAAGGCGGCGGCAGCGTAATCCGGCTGCTCCTCCTCCAGCACCTTGAGCAGCATATTGGCGAAGCCGTAGACCGCGTTGGTCGGCCGGCCGTCGCTGGTGGTGAAGTAGGGGAGGGCGAAGAAGGCGCGGTAGACCAGACCGTTGGTATCCAGGAGGACCAGCTTCCCGGTCACCAGGAAATCACCCGGACCAGTATAGCAACCGCCTGTACGCAGACGGGGGCGGCGGGCACAGCCTGTGTCCTCACAGGGTGCGCGGTCCCCGGGCGGCCCCGGTCCCGCGGCCCGGGTAGCGGCGGAGGGTCCTCAGAGGGAGCTGGCCCCGCGGCGCTGGTAGCGGCGCACGACCCCCCGGCCGGCCAGCCCCACCAGGAGCACGGGGGCCAGGGCGCTCAGGGTGACCACCAGCCGCTCGGCTGCAGCCAGCAGCTGCCGGATCGTTCCCAGGAAGGCCTCCCGCATCCGGCGCCACGAGGCGGTAAAGTCCCAGAAGATCCCGGAACTGCCTCTGGGCTTCTGGCGCAGCCTCACCTCAAGCGCGGCCAGCTCCACGCGGTGGGCCAGAAAGCGCAGCCGCCCGCTCAACCGCTCGATCTCCCCCCGGACGCGGGAGAGTTCCTGCTCGATGGCCAGCAGGTCGGCCACCCGCGTTGCCCGCTCCATAAAGATGAGCAGCTGCCGCTCGTGTCTCTCCAGGTTGCGGATGCGCGCCTGCAGGTCAACGAACTCCTCGGTGACATCCTGCCCGCTCACTCGTCGCCCCCTGACCTGGCCCAGCGCTTCGACCCGCTCCAGCGTGCGGGAGAAGGCCCGGGCGGGCACGCGCAGCACGAAGGTCCCCTGCGGCGGTTCCCCCTGCGAGGTGGTGGACTCGGCGACGAAGCCCCCGCTGTCCTCGGCGATACGCACCAGGGAGGCCGAAGCGTCCTCGAAACTGGCCACCTCCACCGTCAGCTCGGCCTGGCGGACCACCTGCCGCTCGAAGGGCAGACGGGGAGCCTCCGGGACCTGCCCCCGGAGCGGGACGGCGGGGACCCCCACCTGCCGGGTCCGGCCAAGTCCCTCGCTGCTCCCCACCCTCTCCACCGCCTGCACCGGCAGCGGGGGGCGCGCTCCCTGCCGCTCCTCCGCCACCTGCCTGCGCGCGGGCAGGAGGTCCGGCCAGAGGTTGACGGCGAAGAGGGCGACCAGCCCCGCGGCGGCTGCCACCAGCCCCACGCGCCAGAGGGCGCCTCCCGGCGCTGTCACGCCCGATAGTCGGAAACGGGAGCGGACGGGATGACTCTGCTCCGCCTCCAGCTGCTGTCGCACGGCGGCGCGGAGGCCGGCGGGGGCGCGCACCGCCTCCATCTGGCCTAGCAGGGCCACGGTGCGCCGCAGCCCGGCGAGGGCCCCGCGGCAGGCGGCGCAGGCCTCCAGGTGGGCCCCCACCTCGCGTCGCTCTGCGGCGTCGATCCGCCCGTCCAGGTACGCGGAGAGCCGTTCCAGCGGCAGGTGAGCCTCCATCATCCTTCCTCCAGCAGTTCACCCGGTGCCAGATCCCTCAGCGCCCGGCGCAGCGAATCGCGCGCCCGGCTCAGCCGGGAACGCACCGTGCCCAGGGGGATGCGCAGGACGGCGGCGATCTCCTCGTAGGCCAGGCCCTGCAGGTCGCGCAGCACGATCACCACCCGGTGGTCGGGAGAGAGCTGCTGCAGCGCCTGGTGTACCCGCTGCTGGACCTCCCGCCGTTCCGCCTCCCGGTCGGGGTTGTGAGCGCTGGCGGGCAGCGCCACATCCTCCAGAGGAAGGGGCGGTGCCTGTGGCCGGCGGCGCACGATGTCCAGGGCCGCGTTCACGGCGATGCGGTGCAGCCAGGTGCCGAAGGCGGCTTCGTGACGGTAGCGGGGCAGGGCGCGGAAGGCCTTGACGAAGGTCTCCTGCGCCGCATCGTGGGCGTCGTCGGCGTTCCCGGTGATGCGGTAGACGGTATGGTAGACGCGGTCCTGGTGCGCGGCCACCAAGTGGTCAAAGGCGTCCAGGTCGCCGCGGCGGCTGCGCTCGATCAGCGCCCCTTCCGCCGGATCCACCTGCGCCGGCGCTTCACCGGCTGCGGCTTCCGTGGGCCACCTCCCCGCGGGCATCTGTGCCCTGGTCGCCGACATCCGTCCCATTAGACGGAGGCACCCCTCCTGAGTTCCGCTGTGCAGGGGAACAATCGGTAATTCCAGGTGGTGCCGGGGGCGGGACTCGAACCCGCACGGGGTTTCCCCCATCGGTTTTTGAGACCGAAGCGTCTGCCTGTTTCGCCACCCCGGCACACGTGCCTGGTGCAAAGGGTTGCGCAGGACGATGGTAGCACCGCACCACATTGCGGGCAAGGCATGGCACCGGCTTAGAAACCCGGGCAAACAGCTTCTAGTATTTGGATCAGTGTGGCCAGTCCAGAATGGCCAGGTACTGCCGGAAGAAGGCCTCCAGGACTGCCGGCCGGCTCACTGCCTGCAGCAGCAGGCGCAACAGGCGGCGCGGCAGGAACAACACCGCGCCATTTGCCCACAGCAGGACCCGGAAGCGAAGGCGCTCCCGCCACACGATGGAGCGGTAGCGCGACGCGGCCTCCTCCAGGGACCAGCGCCCCTGCAGCACGCCCTGCAGCAGGCGGCCACAGAGTTCCCCGGCCCGCACGGCGGTGCGGATCCCCTCCCCCGTCAGCGGGAGGCACTGGCCCGCCGCATCGCCGGCGAGGAAGGTGCGGCCGACCACCGTTGGGCACAGGCCGGTGGCCAGAAATCCCCCGTGTAGAGGCCCGGGAGCGAGGTCGAAGCGGGAGAGGAAACGGCTCAGGGCGGGCAGCAGCCTGGTCTCTCCCCGGTAGCTGAGCACGCCGAAGCGGGTCACCGCTCCGCAAGAAAAGGCCCAGGCGTAGCCGTCAGAGACCTCCGGCACGAAGTAGAACCGCAGCCCGGTCTCGGGGGGCGCGGGAATCTCCGTTTCCAGGCCGAAGGCCAGCCGCCTCCCCCGCGCCGCCGCGGCCAGCACAGAGCGGGGACCGGTGGCGTCCACGACAGCGCGGGCAGGAAATGTGCCGGCTGTGGTGTGCACGCAGCCGTCCTCAATCCTCAGCACGGAAGCCTGGAGAAAGTGCGCCCCGGTGACGGCAAAGGCCAGCCGGCAGTAGGCTGCGTAGTCGAAGGTGCAGAAGGGCTCGGGAAGCGGCCAGCGTACCGCCTGCGCTCCCACGGTGATGCGCAGATGGTCGTGCCGCTGCAGGATGGCCTCTCCTGCACCCGCGCGTTCTACCAGGGATGCGGGGGCCGCGCAGGCGGAGGTCTGCCCCGCGCCCAGGGGTGCCCGGTCCACAAGCAACGCCACCGGGCCCAGGACGCGGGCGGCGGCCAGACCGGCGAAGCTGGCCCCGGCGATGAACACGGGGTGCTGCACCGCGATCCTCGTCCTACGGCAGCGGCCGTGCGTGCTCGAACCGCACCGGCCGGGACAGAGCCGGGACGCGCAGGCGGTCGTGGCGGGTGACGGCCACGCTCAGGCCGATGGTGCGCAGGGCCTCCACCAGCCCGCCCCGGATGTTCAGGGCACCCTCCAGCGTGGCGGGGTCACCCAGGGCGGTGATGACAAAGGGCCCCTGCAGACGCTCCAGGTCTGCGACCACGGTCCCACCCACCTGCCCGAACCCCGTCATCGCCGTCACCCGGTGGCCGTTGACGGCCACCGCTTCTGCGCCTGCCGCCCACAGCTCGTTGACCACCCCGACGATGTCCTGGTAGGTGACCACCACCGGGTTGCTGCCGGCCGGCCGACTGGGCGCGTCCTTCATGGTCACGGTGACCCCGGGCCCTTCCATGGCCTTCAGACCCACCGCGGTACGCAGCACCTCCAGCTCCCTGGACATGGCGGCGGTCAGGCTCTGCCCCTCGGCTGCGCTCCGCTCGTAGGCCTCCAGCTGCCGGCGCAGCGCGGCCACCTGCGCCTCCAGGGCCGCGTTCGCCTCCCGCTCCTCACGCAAGAGTGTAGCCAGGGCGTAGACATTCCTGGTGGGCACCTCCGGCTGCTGCACCAGGGAGCGACCGGCCCGAGACTGGATGACAAGGAGGAAGCCTAAGGCCAGCAACAGCACCGCGGCCAGCACCTGCAGCACGGGCAGGGCCAGGGGGCGGGGGGCTGCCGGCTGATCCATGGCGGGTGATCCCTCCCGGCTCAGGGTGCCGTCCCGGCCCCGGCCCGGACCAGCCGGCGCTCCAGCTCGGCAGCTCCGGCGGGTCCGATAAACGGACCGACGAACCGGTCGACGAGCATCCCCGATGGGTCGATGAAGATCGAGGTGGGCAGCCCCGTGATCTGGTAGCGCTCCATCAGCCTGCCGCTCCGGTCAAAGACCGCCGGGTAGGGCAGCCCGTGGCGCTGCAGGAAGGCCCTCGCCGCGTCCACCTCGTCCAGAACGGCCACACCGACGAAGACCACCCCGCGGTTGCGGTAGCGCTCGTACACCGTCCGCAGGTCAGGCGCCTCCGCCGCGCACGGGGCGCACCAGGAGGCGAAGAAGTTGAGCAGAACCACCTTCCCCCGAAAGTCGCTGAGGCGGAGCTGGCCGCCCCGGAGGGAGGGAAGGGTAAAGTCGGGAGCCGGACGTCCCGCCAGCAGCGGTGAGGCGGGTGAGCGGCCCGATGGCGGGACCACTGCATAGGGACGAAGCGCCCGGGGGTCCTGCCCGGGTGAGGTGGCGGGAAGGACGAGAAGGTAGGCGAGGCCACCACCGGCCAGCAACCCCACCAGAGCGCCAAGGAACAGACGTCTCCCCCGGGTCATCCTACCGGTCACCCTCCTCCACCCAGGCCGTCCCTGCGCCGAACTCCGACTCCAGGTCCTCAGCCAGCGCGGGGTCGGCACGCACGCGAACCTCCTGGGAGCGAACGACCGTCTCCCGGTCGTCGCGCACCAGGTGCAGGACCAGCGGGTGGTGTCCGGGGTGCCGCTCCAAGGCCACCCGCAACCGCTCCAGCGCCTCCGCGCCGAGGTGGACCGGGAGGCGGACGTGGAGCACCGGGCCTCCCGGCCCCTCCGGGGGCGTCTCCTCCGGCGCCAAAGCGACTGTCCCGCCGTTCCCGTCCGCGCCGGGCGCGTCCTCCGCCAGCAGCGGCTCAGCCTCCGTGAGCGGCTCCGCCACCGGGGCCTCAGCGAGCGGGAAAAGGCTCTCCGCCAGGACCTTCACCTGCTGCTCCGCCACGTCTGCCCGGCCGCGTACCACCAGGACGGCGTCCTTCTTCAGGAGGAAGGCGTTTTGCTCATAGGTCTTGGGGAAGACGATCACCTCCACCGCTCCGGTGAGATCTTCCAGGGTGAGGAAGGCCATCACCGATCCGCTCCTGGTGGTGGTGCGCTTGAGGGCGGTGACGATGCCCCCCACGGTGACCGTGGTCCGATCGGGCACTTCGGAGAGCTGGCCGATGGGCAGGCTGACCCGCGCCGCCAGGTCCTCCTGCAGGTGAGCCAGCGGGTGGTCGGAGATGTACAGGCCCAGCATCTCCTTCTCCATGGCCAGGCGCTCCCGGTCGCTGAACTCCTCCACCGGGAGGAGTGGCGGGGACTCGACCGCGGGCCCGTCCAGGGCGAAGAGGCCCTGCTGCGGGGAGTCGCGCAGCCGCTGCACCCGCTGCGCCGCCGCCAGGGCCTGGTCCAGGCTGGCCAGCAGCTGCGCCCGGGGCTGGCCCAGGGAATCCAGCGCTCCCGCCTTGATCAGGCTCTCCAGAACCCGCTTGTTCACCACCCGCCCGTCCACCCGGGCGCACAGGTCGGTCAGGGAGCTGAAGGGACCCTCCTGCCGCGCGCGGATGATCTCCTGCACGGCGCCCGCTCCCACGTGCTTCACCGCGCTGAGCCCGAAGCGGATGGCCTCGCCCTCCACCGAGAAGTTCTCCTCCGAGGCGTTCACGTCCGGGGGGAGGACGCGGATGCCCATGCGCCGCGCCTCCGCCACGGCCAGCGCCACCTTGGCCATCCAGTCCTGCCCCTGCGCCTCGTGGGTGAGCACCGCGGTCATGTACTCCACGGGGTAGTTGGCCTTGAGGTAGGCGGTGTAGTAGGCGATCAGGCCGTAGCAGGCGGCGTGCGCCCGGTTGAAGCCGTAACGGGCAAAGGGCTCGAACTGCTCCCACAGCTGGTCGGCGGTGCGCCGGGGGATGCCGCGGCGGCGGCACCCGGCGATGAACTTCTCCCGTTGCGCCTCCAGCTTGTCCTTGATCTTCTTCCCCACCGCGTAGCGCAGGACGTCCGCCTCGGCCAGGGTGTAGCCTGCGGCCGCCTGGGCCACCGCCATCACGTCCTCCTGGTAGACCATCACCCCGTAGGTCTCGCGGAGCACGGGCTCCAGTGAGGGATGCAGGTAGGTGATGGGCTCGCGGCCGTGCTTGCGGCGGATGTAGGCGGGGATGTTGGCCATGGGCCCGGGGCGGAAGAGGGCCACCATGGCCATGATGTCCTCGATGCGTGAGGGGCGCAGCTCCTTCAGGTAGCGGGTCATCCCCGCCCCCTCCAGCTGGAAGATCCCCACCGTCTCCCCGGCGGAGAGGAGGTCGTAGGTCTTCTGGTCGTCCAGGGGGATGGCCTTCAGGTCGATGCGCATCCCCCGGGTGCGGGCGATGATGCGCAGGGCGGTGTCCAGGATGGTGAGGTTGATCAGCCCGAGGAAGTCCATCTTCAGCAGGCCGATCTTCTCCACCGCATTCATGTCGTACTGGGTCATCACCAGGTCGCCCTTGGTGGACTTCTGCAGGGGAACGTGCTCGATGAGCGGGTCACGGGAAATGATCACGCCAGCGGCGTGGGTGCTGGCATGGCGGGCGACGCCTTCCAGTTTCTGGGCCAGATCCAGCAGGCGCCGCACCTGGGGGTTCTCCTGAGCGCTGCGGGCCAGTTCGGGGTCGGCACGCAGGGCCTCGTCGATGGAGGCGTGGAAGGGGATGAGCTTGGCGATGCGATCCACCTCGCCGTAGGGGAGTCCCATCACCCGGCCCACATCCCGCACCGCCTGCCGCGCCCCCATGGTGCCGAAGGTGATGATCTGGGCCACGTGGTCGATGCCGTAGCGCTCGATGACGTAGCGGATCACCTCGTCGCGCCGGCTGTCCATGAAGTCCACGTCGATGTCCGGCGGGGTGACCCGTTCCAGGTTGAGGAACCGCTCGAAGGGGAGGCGGTACTGCAGGGGGTCCACGTCGGTCACGCCCAGGGCGTAGAGGACCAGGCTGCCGGCGGCGGACCCGCGCACGGTGGTGAGGATGCCCTGGCGGCGGGCGAAGTTGACAAAGTCCTGGACGATGAGGAAGTAGGCGGCGTAGCCCGTGCGGGCGATGATCTCCAGCTCATGGTCCAGGCGCGCCTGCACCTCGGGGGTGATCCGGCCAAAGAGGCGGTGCAGCCCGGCTTCGCACAGGCGGCGCAGGTAGCTGTCGGCGGTCTCCCCCGGCGGCACGGGAAAGTGGGGCAGGCGCAGCCGCCCCATCTCGATCTCCACGTGCGCGCGCTCCGCGATCTCCAGCGGCGTGCGCACAGCCTGGGGGATCTCGGCGAAGAGGCGGCTCATCTCCTCGGCGCTCTTCAGGTAGAACTGGGGCACGTTCCCCATGCGCGGCTTGTCCGTCTGCTCCAGACCGATGTTCATCTGGATGCACATGAGTGCGTCCTGCGCGTCCGCCTCGTCCGGGCGCACGTAGTGCACGTCGTTGGTGGCCAGCAGCGGCAGGTCCAGCTCCCGGGCCAGGCGCAGCATCCCCTGGATCACGCGGGCTTCCTCAGGCAGGCCGTGGTTCTGCACCTCCAGGAAGAAGTTTCCCGGCCCGAAGATGTCCCGGTAGGCGGCGGCGATCTCCCGCGCGCCCGCCAGATCGTCGCGCAGGATCGCCCGGGCCACCTCCCCCTGCACGCAGGCGGAGGAGCCCACCAGGCCCCGGCTGTGGCGGGCCAGGACCTCGCGGTCGATCCGCGGCTTGTAGTAGAAGCCCTCCAGGTGCGCCACCGTGGTCAGAGCCATCAGGTTGCGGTACCCCTCGGTGCTGGTGGCCAGCAGGATCAGGTGGGCGGGGTTGGCGTCCAGCTTGGGGTCCCGGTCGGAGAGCCGCCGCGGGGCCACGTAGGCCTCCACACCCAGGATGGGGGTCAGACCGTACTCCCGCGCCGCCAGGAAGAACTCGATGGCGCCGTACATCGCCCCGTGGTCGGTCAGGGCGACGGCAGGCATACCCAGCCGCACCGCCTCCTCCATCAGGGGGCGGATGCGGCTGTGGCCATCGAGCAGCGAGTACTCTGTGTGCAGGTGGCAGTGGACGAACGGGTCAGACATCCGCAGGTCCTCTTCCAGAGTTTACCGCCGGAAGCCTCTCCGGGGCCACCACAAGTCACCGGGGCAGCACGCCCAGGACTTCCCTCCCAGGCGGGACGACAGGGAAGGGAGGTTCCCCTGATAGCCGGAGCTAGAAGGGCGTGAGGCCGGTAAAGGTAAACCGGCGGACGGCAACCGGGGGCGCGAACACGGCCAGCTCCTCCCCTACCAGCCGGCCATTCGCGCCGATCTCTTCCACGGCGGCAAAGACCTCCAGGATGGAGACATTGAAGCGCAGGTTGCGCAGCGCCCGGACAATCCGCCCGCCCTCCACCAGGAAGGTCCCGTCCCGCGTCATCCCCGTGATCAACGTCCGTGCCGGATGTACCACGCGCACGTAGTGGAAGCGGGTGACCAGCAGGCCGCGCTCCGTAGCCGCGACCAACTCCTCCAGCGAGCGCCGCCCGGGGGCCATGAGCATGTGGGTGGGCATCGGCCCGAAGGGGTTGGGCTGAGGGAGGGCGTGCGCCGTGTTGGGCACCCCCGCCCGGTGGGCCGTCCGGCTGTCGTAGGCTACCCCCACGGCCACCCCCTCGCGCACCAGGTCGAGGCGGCGCTTCGGCAACCCCTCAAAGTCGAAGGGGAGGCCGATCGTGCGCGGGTCCGTGGCATCATCCCAGATCTGTACCCGCGGGTCCATCACCCGCTGGCCCAGGCGCGTGGCCAGCGCGCTGCGCCCCTCCAGCACCGCCTTCCCGTTGAACGTGGTCATGGCCAGGAAGGCGAGCATCAGGCCCACGGCCGGAGGCTCCAGGATCACCGGGTACGTTCCCGGCTCCAGGTCTACGGGGTGGCGGGCGGCCCGCGCCCTGGCGGCCGCAAGTGCTCCCAGGGAGGTCAGGTCCAGGCGGTCCAGATCAGCGTCGATGGCCTGGACGTAGCCGCTGCCTTCCCCCTCCTGTACCACCGCCACCAGGCTGGCCCGCGAGCGCCGGCCGTAGGCCCGCACCCCCCTGGAGTTGACCACGGCCAGGGCAAAGACCCCGGTCTCCAGGGCGCCGGCAGCCGGGCTCTCCCCGCAGGCCTGGACGAAGTGGCGCACCGCCTCCGCCCGCCTATGCGGAGTCGCCTCCGCTGTGGCCGGCACGCTGCCCTCGTACACCAGCGGCCCGCCCGGGGGCGCAGGCAGGCCGGGGAAGTCCGGGTCTGGAGGGATCTGGCGAGCGATGGCCACAGCACGCGCCAGTACCTGGTTCATCTCCGTGTGAACCAGCCGGTTGGTGCGCAGGCCGGCCACGCGACCGTCCACGACGACGCGCAACAGCAGGTGCGCGTCCTCCTCGACCACGTTCTGGTGGATGCGCGAGCCGGCGAAGCGGGTGAGCCCGGCGCGCCGGGCCACCAGCACCCCCTCGGTCTGGTCGGCAGGGGAACGGTCGACGACCTCCTCCAGCAGGTGGAAGGCCGCATCCGGACCCGGCAGGCCTTCGCGGCTCACCGCGAACCCACCTGCACGCCGCGGAAACGGGTGGGGCCGGCGGGGTGGCCGGTGTGCGCCACTTGAGCCGGCTGCCCCTTGCCGCAGTTGGGCGTGCCCCGGGCGCGGAACTCGGCGGGGCCAGCCACGCGGTCTAACGACGCCCAGAACTGCGGGGTGATCCCGCTGTAGACCGGCTGCTTGAAAAGGCGCCCCCGCCGGCCGCGGCGGATCTCCCAGGCGATCTCGCAGCCAAACTGGAAGTTCAGCCGCCGGTCGTCGATGGACCACGACTTGTTGGTGCACATGAGCACACCTTCGTCGGTGTCGGCGATGAGGTCCTCCAGCGTGCCGGAGTCCGGCAGCAGCCCCACGTTGGTCATGCGCACCAGCGGGATGCGGTTCCAGGAGGAGGCGCGCGCCGCCCCGTTGCTGCGCTGCCCGAGCAGCAAAGCGGTCTCCCGGTTCGTGAGGACGTGGCGCAGGACACCGCACTCCACAATGACCACCCGCTGGGCCGGTACCCCCTCATCGTCGAAGCCGAAAGTGCCCAGGGCGCCGGGCAGCGTGGCGTCGGCAATGATGTGCATGGCCTCCGAACCGTAGCGCAGGCTGCCGATGTCCCCGGGAGTGATGAAGCTGGTCCCCGCGTAGGCGGCCTCAGTGCCCAGGATGCGGTCGAACTCGATGGCATGGCCCACGGACTCGTGGATCTGCAGCGCGGTCTGGTCGCCGTCCAGGATGAGCGTGGTCACAGCGGTCGGACAGGGCGGCGCCAGCAGGAGCGCCGCCGCCTCCTCGGCGGTCTGCTGGGCGTGGCCCGCCAGGTCCAGGGCCTCCACCAGCTCGTATCCCCCGGTGCCGAAGTCCCCTCGAAACGACGCCGGGTAGGAACGGCGCTGCACCTCGCCGTCG from Armatimonadota bacterium encodes the following:
- the coaE gene encoding dephospho-CoA kinase (Dephospho-CoA kinase (CoaE) performs the final step in coenzyme A biosynthesis.), whose protein sequence is MARVVGLTGGLASGKSTVAAILRQLGAVVISADALAREVMEPGTEAYREVVAAFGPGVLQPDGRIDRARLASWIYADPAARRRLNEITHPRIRVLLRRELARLQRWLPADAVIVLDIPLLLDTAPRDAFPLEGVIVVAVDETTQLARLCRREGISEEEARQRLAAQRPLREKVAEADWVIDNSGTPEETRRQVEALWRRLRASPADPRGG
- the polA gene encoding DNA polymerase I; amino-acid sequence: MTGKLVLLDTNGLVYRAFFALPYFTTSDGRPTNAVYGFANMLLKVLEEEQPDYAAAAFDRPVPTFRHRAYAAYKAQRERMPDDLRPQLALSKEILQALRIPMFEMEGYEAEDVIATLARRAVAEEIDVLIVSGDLDLLQIVRPGIRVMITSRGITETTVYDEAAVRQRFGFAPAQLPDFKALKGDPTDNIPGVPGIGEKSASALVAQFGSVEALLQRLEEAPPRLRERLAAHAAQIRQSKHLATVVEVPLAWSWEELRRHPPDRERLTALFRDLEFKTLLERLGTAPPQAPPQGEYQVVSSPEGLLAEVRQRGEAGVVLVHTPEHPLTATLTGIAVAGREGRARFLPLDGRIPNELAAWLADPSVRKVTGDAKGDYHLLVRQGVRPGGWDFDVALAAYLLNPGKRTHTLQSAAWEYLHWRLEGEGEEALPLRGPQPACRAADALLRLRPLLEERLRERELTGLFQHIEMPLTVVLAEMERAGVKVDIPCLQELDRELVRQIDGLATEIYRLAGMEFNISSPKQLAFVLFQRLQLPALKKTKTGLSTDQEVLEYLAAQHEIAAKVVEYRELVKLKNTYVDVLPRLVDPRTGRVHTTFNQTLAATGRLSSTEPNLQNIPIRTEVGRRIRRAIIPGDGALLLGVDYSQIDLRVLAHITEDPGLLAAFARDDDVHAVTAAEVFNVPRDQVTPDLRRRAKTIVFGVAYGMSEFGLAAQLGIGKAEARQYIERYYARYPQVRAYMTRIVEQARRDGYVTTLLNRRRYLPDLFSRNRVVREAAERTAINTPIQGSSADIIKKAMVEVAREVLPRHPAVRLILQIHDELLFEVPAAQVREAARAIQEVMSQAYPLKVPLKTEARAGPNWRDMTPLSP
- a CDS encoding DUF4349 domain-containing protein, encoding MMEAHLPLERLSAYLDGRIDAAERREVGAHLEACAACRGALAGLRRTVALLGQMEAVRAPAGLRAAVRQQLEAEQSHPVRSRFRLSGVTAPGGALWRVGLVAAAAGLVALFAVNLWPDLLPARRQVAEERQGARPPLPVQAVERVGSSEGLGRTRQVGVPAVPLRGQVPEAPRLPFERQVVRQAELTVEVASFEDASASLVRIAEDSGGFVAESTTSQGEPPQGTFVLRVPARAFSRTLERVEALGQVRGRRVSGQDVTEEFVDLQARIRNLERHERQLLIFMERATRVADLLAIEQELSRVRGEIERLSGRLRFLAHRVELAALEVRLRQKPRGSSGIFWDFTASWRRMREAFLGTIRQLLAAAERLVVTLSALAPVLLVGLAGRGVVRRYQRRGASSL
- a CDS encoding sigma-70 family RNA polymerase sigma factor → MGRMSATRAQMPAGRWPTEAAAGEAPAQVDPAEGALIERSRRGDLDAFDHLVAAHQDRVYHTVYRITGNADDAHDAAQETFVKAFRALPRYRHEAAFGTWLHRIAVNAALDIVRRRPQAPPLPLEDVALPASAHNPDREAERREVQQRVHQALQQLSPDHRVVIVLRDLQGLAYEEIAAVLRIPLGTVRSRLSRARDSLRRALRDLAPGELLEEG
- a CDS encoding DUF881 domain-containing protein; its protein translation is MDQPAAPRPLALPVLQVLAAVLLLALGFLLVIQSRAGRSLVQQPEVPTRNVYALATLLREEREANAALEAQVAALRRQLEAYERSAAEGQSLTAAMSRELEVLRTAVGLKAMEGPGVTVTMKDAPSRPAGSNPVVVTYQDIVGVVNELWAAGAEAVAVNGHRVTAMTGFGQVGGTVVADLERLQGPFVITALGDPATLEGALNIRGGLVEALRTIGLSVAVTRHDRLRVPALSRPVRFEHARPLP